The window GCCCTCGCACTCCATCATCTTTAGCGAGAAGCCGTCCACTTTCGCGAGTGTTTCCGGCACGTAGTTGCCGCGGAGCGAGTTGATCGCGTCCCGGAGGTTGAATCTAACCAGCGTCATCTTGCCATCCCTGTCTGCATCCGAGCCGTCCCGGATTATATCACCGCGGCGCCTGTTATAATTTGCGCCGGTGTTCAATATAGGCCTGGGCGAGCTGCTCGTCGTCTTCCTCTTCGCGTTGATTTTTTGGGGCCCCGGCTCTCTGCCGGAAATCGGCCGCAACCTGGGCAGGTTCACGCGCAAAGTGCGCGACTTCGCGCTGGACGTGCGCGCGTCGCTTGGCCCCGCAACGAAGGAGTTCGACGAGCTGCGAAGCACCGTGGACGAGATACGGAATCCCGTCGCTACGTTCGCGCGCGAGGTGTTTTCACCCGAATCCGGCGACTACCGTCCGCCGAAGCGCAAACAGGAGAACATAAAGGCGGAAGCCGCGGACGGCGCCGCAGAAGAAGCTTCCTACTCCGATGCCGCATCCAAGCCCGCCAGGCCCGCGCGCGAAGCCGAGCCGATTGACGACTACCTGGGGAGCGGCGATGGATAGCCCGGAAATCGAAAAAACGGGCGGCGAAACGGGATGCTGGCAGGAGATGAAGCCGCATCTGGTC is drawn from bacterium and contains these coding sequences:
- a CDS encoding twin-arginine translocase TatA/TatE family subunit, coding for MFNIGLGELLVVFLFALIFWGPGSLPEIGRNLGRFTRKVRDFALDVRASLGPATKEFDELRSTVDEIRNPVATFAREVFSPESGDYRPPKRKQENIKAEAADGAAEEASYSDAASKPARPAREAEPIDDYLGSGDG